Within the Mugil cephalus isolate CIBA_MC_2020 chromosome 1, CIBA_Mcephalus_1.1, whole genome shotgun sequence genome, the region TCAGACACATTATTCATTGCGACACTACCCTATTATAACAGGCACCACACAGACATcaaaatgaatacataaatactGGCAAAATGTTCATACGAAAAACAGCAGGAAATCAGAACTGTGCTTCAGCCTAACATTGTCTGATTTCTTTATGAAGAAGACTTTTGCATAAACGGACCAACCGCAAACTGATGAAAAGCATGCAACTGACagtccacatacttttggtcATACAGAGTACAGCTAGGTCTACATTCTAAGGGTGTGGAGGCTCTGACCTTAGCCTTCCTGAGGACGTGTCCACGGACCGTCGAGGGCTTCTGTCCGCCCTGCTGCCGACGAAGCAGTGAGGCGCTGTTAACGGGCAGGGAGCAGGACTCCGTGTCGCTGGTGTCACAGCTGGAGAAGGGAGAAGACTCCTGCGTCCGTCTCAGCATGGCTGGTGACTGTGTACATAGAAAATTCAAATTCAGCCTATGGACTCGCTGGTAAGCAGCCATCAAGAATCACACAGGAACCTCAAAGCAATGTGCCGTCCTCTGAGTTCTGACCTGGGGGCCGGAGGAGCCGGCTTTTGGTTCGATGGTGAGGCCCAGAGTGACTCCTCCGCTCAAGGCTTTCTTCAGGCTCTCCTTCACCTCcgtcagctccagctccaggttcacacgctcctcctccttcttcctacACTCGTCTTCCACCTTCTTCAGCCGCTCCGACAGAGAGGCTTGTGAACGTTTGCCTGTTGGGTGAAGAGAGGATAGGAGCACTTAAATAAACTTGTCCCTGGCAAGATGGTGTACCGCAAGGTTCAATCCTCAGTCCAGTTCTCTTTGTTATCCACCTCCTCCCATTTGGTcaaatattctgtaaatattattattaattaacattCACTGCTATGCAGACGACACCCAGCTTTACCTTTCTTCCAAATCCCATCTATTTTATCTTTTCAGTACTTGTCTTGTACTTTAACACTTTGTTAATGCTTTTGTGTCACGTATTTCAACCCTGTCTTATTCTCTACCTTGTCATTGGGTGTTTGGGAAAACACCCAATGGCACctatataataaaatgtatcattattattataattaatacagTGGACACACTAAGTCCTGATTCGTTAGCTTTCTCttaccagcagcagcctccacCGCAGTGCGCAGGtctgtcctctccttcttcagctgGGTCAAATGGTTTCTGAtgtcctgcttcttcttcattaACTCGTCCTCCTTGGTCTGGAGTCGCTTGGCGTCGGCCTCCACACGATTCTTCCCATACTTACACTGCTCCgcatctgcaaaacaaacactgggaGTAAACGATCTGGTCGAAGGGGGCTGAAATCATCCGTCCCTCCCACGAAAATAAGCCTCTCTGGACAGCTCTGCTCTGAATACGGTGCATGTCTTCATTTAGTACTTCTATTAGCTCACAGTCAAACAATGGACACGAAAACCACACCCTCAACACTGACACTCAATAGGAACATACTGTAAGtggggaaaaatgaaaaagacagcAAGGCGGTTATTATGAGGGCACTGTGAGATGCAAACTGCCCAGAAACCCACTGAACTCACAGCCACAGGCTTAAGCAGCCATTCATTACCAGGGCCATGCATGCATGTCTATGTGCATTCACGAGGGATCACTCAATCACACCGCCGCTGACATTTTCAAATTCAATACACTCATTAGACAGTGGAAATATGAGAAGCGTGCGGCGTGCTCTAAACCCGGCATGACAAACACACTTTATGCGCAATTTCCACTCCGACATTTTAGGAGGAGTGACGGGCTATGCAAGCGGTTGCAATACAACCCTCTGCATTCACACATTaggcaaagacaaaataaataaataaataaaagtatattcTGAACCACAGGGATTAACACGACCACATTTCACCCCGTTCCAGTGATCTGGACCCCGCTTGTGCTATGGAGTCTATTCTAGGGTTACCTCAGTGTTGGCAGGAGGCTCAAGGAGTAGGGCCTGCCTGCGTCACATGGATGAAGGGTTGGATAGGTTTTtagatatttaagttatttacccccctcccttccccctaCTCAAACCCACTGTAATTTGGACATCCTGCATTTTCCAAATTTCTGTGGAGGGGAGTTTTGCTAGAAAGCAATCAGTGGTGGTGAGGCTGGGACTAGGAAGCCAGACATACTGTCTGCTGCTCACTGACAGCACGAGACCTGACTGGGTAAAGGTGGACCGCTGTAAAATGTTACTATGTTAATGATATTTTCACTTTGGTTTCATTACAAAAATGCACTAAACCTTACTGTCAATGTGACTTTGTGCTGTGTAAGTGTGAAAGCTCCTCTGATGTCCGCACTTACTGGAGTTGTTGCGTTTCAGTGTCCCGTttgtcccattgactcccatcTTCTTGGACTGATTCTTTGGTTCTGCCTTCTGCTTCGACGCCACCCCATTGGTTGTCGCTCCCTTCTTTCCCTTAAACTGTTTGGAGCAGAACAAACCATTAAATTAACCATTCTAAGAAAAGTTAATACTTAAAACAACATAGAGACATGGTAGCAACATGCACATGTGACTGCTCTACACTGAAAAGATGTCGGCATATTATGAGATGCTTAATCTATTTTAGTTATGGTGATGATGGATGACTGGGTCCATTTAAGGTAAACCATGGCCATACCATGTTTATGCAGAAAAGAAATGCTTTTTTGACTGTCAAAAATTAAGCAATAGTAGTAATTTCACCataaaacaattattttcattcagacaACACTGTGCACGCTCTTACCCCTTTTATATTGCTCACTTGTTAACAGTTGTCACTCTGAAAAGCAACATCAGGATGTATTTTAATAGTTGTTTTTAAtccttttagctctgttttggtctctaccAGATCCTGGGGGACATATCTGCATATTTATAGCTGGCAAGTGTTCCACTATGTTTTTCAGAGCTTTTGCTGCACTGCAAGAACACGGTTCATATATATGTCTGTCTGTtgtcattacggtaatttcaAGGAAgcttattatattattagaaCTTGCAGTATATAGTAAATGACCATAAGATGTTGAAGGTTCCAGgtgttgtgacattttaatagtcaaaataagtaaaaaacaGCCCATCAGACTGTCTAATACGGTCTATCAAAGCAATAGAATtgacactgagacccaggactaaaaaGCAGGCAGCAATGTGTCCAAATTGCAcatagggttaaggttaggggttagggttagggttatggttgCCCtaacacaaagggaaaaaatcTAGAGCCGTCTTACTGGTCCCAacctgcttgagatcaaattgggtgtccccaaactaaaatgagtttgaccccccaTGTTAAAGAGCTAAAAATCATTTGACTGCAGAGGAAGAAGCATTAAAAATCTTCTGATCCACTCAACAGGCAGTTgcgaggattttttttaatcgcgATCCTGACGCCAAGCTTCAGATCCGGCTGGCACTGCTGCAGGCCCTCTGCCGTACACCTCACTGGAAGAACATCTACTTCTTACAGCGGAGCGGTGCTTTGTGGTCTCGGAGGCAATGTTAACACCCGTTGGCCACGCtacacacagtgcacacatcAAAGGGTGGTGGGAAGGAGGCGGAGCTCCATACAACACCATGTGGTGACTTCTATGGTCGCAGAGGCTGTGTGGCACTTACAGCCGGgcagtaaaaatataaatggcGCACACAGCCGACGCTTGTagcagaaggaggaagaaggaaacacAGCGTGCGGAAACACTGTccagatatatatgtatatatatactgtatatgtatgcaCTGAGCATATTTTAAACTCTGTATTTACTTCTTTAAACTGACCGCTCAGTGTGCAGAGGTTTAAAAAAGTGGATCTGTTTTAAGACATCAGCTGTAAAAGTTCTGACTTGAGCATCTCTAATTGGATCTGAAGTACATGGTGAGCATTTCCAAAAGCCCGGACATGGGAGTGATTTCAAGCCCAGTCACGGTAATAATGAAATTACTAAAGACTACACCAGAGGGGAAACGCGATTCACGGGGCCGGTGGGAAAGAGAGGTGGGCTCCTGGGTGGCCAACATCAACACCTTATCTAGAGCGAGTTAAAGCGTACTCCTGCAGGAACAATAAACAGGATTTTCTCGTTTTCCCCTCAGCCAAGTGACTCTCAGCTGGCGTGGTGTATGCAAAGCAGGGAATTTGCAAATCGGCTCCAGGGTAGCGCTAAGGAAAAAGGTAGCGCTAGTGCTACACTGCGCCCATCTGACTAGACCGGCTGATGCAAATggacatgaaaacaaaacataacataacatttgACATTATAGCTATCACTTGACCCTGCAGTTACTTAGAGTTTAACCTCCAGCTTTTTTTAACACACCTCGCTAAACCGGCCATATGCTACCTGCTAGACCGGTTTTCTGTTTGTGGTCAAATAGTTAAATTTTATCCATCACATGGACACAACTCTATGTGATTAACTGATCATCATGTTGTCATTTTCCCCCAGGAAGGCTGAAACAGTCATTTAATACAACTTAAAGAATTGACACAACATTTTACGTAATGTTTatcagatatttttaaaatgagttcCACCTGTTTTCAAGTGACATAATTCGGATGACACGTTGCTGAGTGTCGGTTGGAACAACAAGCTAGTCGTACCCAATTTATAAGATAATAATGTCTGGGGTTGTTTTCGTTTCCAGCGTGACCAACCGTCCCAAAGTTGCCAAAACTATAATTGAAGGCAGCTTTATTACACACACAACCAGTTGGTGGTTGTTAAACTTATGCTGCTTGTGGTTTTTCTGCATGtacctttgttttctttcctcgcGCATTCGAGGTTGACTGAAAACCGGTGAAGATGCAAAAGAGCGCGAGAGAGGGTTAGTGAGGAGAGTGCAGCGTTAGTCACCTGAGCAGCGGCTTTAGTTTTAGAATCAGCTGTGAGGAACTTGGAAGAGATTTTAGAAGCAGGGGTTTTGTAGTGgccagcagaggaagaggaagcagcagaagtGGAAGAGGTAGGCTTGGGAGGAGGGTAGCGGGTGGCCAGCTTGGGCGAGGGCATGTTCTCATAGAGGTCTGCGTTCTCATATTGCACCTCCCCTTTCAGCTGGCGCCCCCTTGTGCGGGGACTGGAGTACGCCACCTCTGGGTCCTTGAGTTAGACCAGACGGGCATGCAGACAAGCAAAGCAGGAGGGAAAGGAAGATACAAGGAGAACAGAGGTGAAGGAGGATAGTGATATAAAGTTAGTAGCGTTCATATGTCAATATATGACTTTACTATAACTCCAAGCAATTTTACACAGAGCTACGTGGAAAGCCCTACTTACACTGAGATAATGTCTCTGCTGCTATTTATAGAAGCACAACACTAAACCCCTTTAATTAAAGGTGCTGCATATAACATGTTAACCATCTCAGCTTTAAAAGCACTGGATAATAGGGTGCTGTCATGTTCAGAGCAAATGCAACTAAAGCCTAAAATTTGAAGGTTTAGGAAAGCAAAAGGAGAAGGATTACAAGGGTTAATGGGGAATTGAGCCTTGATCCACAAAAGCAGCACTAAACACAAGAGAAGACACTTACAGATCACATGTCACTGGAAGTTTTAGAATGGGATTTCACTTTGTGTTATATTATACTAATATGTCAACCTAAACTCTTATTATTATACTGGAAAACAGTAACAGCTGCATTAGCGCACTCTTTACCGTACAGTGGGTGTGCAATTCCAGCAATCGGGTGCGTCCTTACCATTCCATTTATGGGCACATCGTCGTAGTGCAGGGCCATGCCGGTGGGGCAGGCGTAGCCGTTGACTGGGTTGTCCAGGTACGGGTTGGGAGAGACGGCACGCTTACTGGTGAAactggagggaaaacacaaaaagggtTTTTTGATATCTTTGTCTTGTGTCGTAGACCATGACAGCATAGAAACCACTGTTGGTCACAACAGAGGCTGAATACTACTCAGAAATACTATTACATTTTCCAGTATAAACAATCTAGAAATTCAAAGATTCAAATGAGCCATTTTCTATCATTATTGTcaatctgcagcagctggtacACTCTGCtagcatgatttatttatttattttttcggaCCAAAACAAAAGTTGCTCATGGATTCTTTGCATATCACTtagaaggagaaaagagaactGACAAATGGTTAGGGTTATAAGAAAAaaggtggaactgctcctcaaaagttagggttagggttagccaaagcaaatagagctccccctgctggctggCTTCagcataagctccacctcttccaagttagcggatgggacttgggctgaactgcaacactaaaatatacgtcaaagtttctgtcattttaatgtaatgttgatgcatATTCAAGTTAAAAATAAGACACCGTTGTTCGtgtccccgggaaaatagcgtcagttcgGCGAATACAAGGACGTagggacacattgtccatatttatatacagtctatggttaagACACTTATTTTAAGTGAGTAAGAAAaaaatttgttatttattatttaaaaatgttgaaaaggTATACAGTATGTTAGTGAAATAGACACTTTCTGCCCAAAAGTGTTTAAATCTTTTGAAATACTAAATTATTAGTCATGCTTtagctttcatttaaaaagattcTGTCCCTCACCAGAAAGATTGCTTGGCCAGCTGGATGACGTTGGCGGTGGTCTCGACGTCGATGTAGTCGTAGTGCAGGGTGGCCGGGTCTGTGGTGGACCCAGTCTCGGCCAGTAAAACCCCCAGCCAGCGACCCATCTCCTCAGAGGAGGAAGCCTAGAGGAAGAAACGCCGGTTTAACGTCCATAGAGAAGTATGCGCTGTGCATAGAAACCAGCACTACAGCCTCCTAGCTGGTGGACGTCAGAGCCTTATTCGAGTAAATTCCCTCAAGCAGTTCATGCTTATGTGAGACCCGGATATGTAGTATATACAGAGAACAGGAAAAGcttaaatacatgttttaattctaaataaatactaataatgtGTTGAAACTTAAAGCACTTTTGTTTTACTGTGGGAACTGACCACCCCGTGCATGCTACCGTCCATCAGAGGTTCGGTAATGATATGGTTttacaggaaaaagaaatggaagaaagtCAGGTCACATAGCGTGCAGGCTATATGAAGAAACTGGCAAATGGAGGAAGTTcatacagcaacaacaacatcaaacaaacacaagtcacTGGTGGTGGAAAGAGAGGTTTAACCACATGACAGGAAAAACCAAGGATAAGGAGGAAAACATGACCAGCAGTATGACTGCGTTTTAGTGTAGATCACATAAAACAGAAGCACAGCTCACCTCCAGCACAGCCACTTCTTGACCGTTGCGAAGCAGTCGGAAGGCGAAGGGGTGCTTGTGGTCGAGGCCGGGGTTGACGTCGCAGCCTCGGAGGGGCAGCGAGGCGATGTGGCTCTTCAGGTCGTCGCGGTCCTTGTGCAGGAGCAGCTGGTTGTCCTTGAGGCGGCACCAGCGCTCCCGCCAGCGGTTGTTGGAGAGCACGTTCAGGTAGCCTGTCGGTTAAAACACACCATCAAGGCTCAATTAAAGCAATGCAGGACTAGACAAGCAGTTCGACTAGACTAGCATTTATACTTCTATGCTCGTCTTTCCTGCCAGTAGGGCTCATttgtgtttctacttcctgtgtcactttcaacaatgactACTGAGAACCCTGCTGAAATTTAGCCTAAGAGTATCTCCGAACATCCTCGAGTAACCTTCCCGACTATCTGTGTTGGTCCAAAACAATAAATTCGAAAATTTTGGagttggagaagcagccagaaataccaAAGTGGAAACGCAGTACAACCAAGAAGACCAATCACCTTTCTTGTGGTCTGAGTTGTCATGATTCGTAGTTACATGTCTGGGGAGGTGTATATCAAGCTACGGCATTAAGATAAATAATCAGTGTATCATCTCAGAGATGCAGTCAGATTTTTCACTTAGACCTTTTAAGGCTAATGTTTTCAGCAACATATCGCTCTTGTGTCTGATTTGAAATTGTAAATGCATGCACGGGAAAGAATACATCAGCTGTGGCCTGGGCCAGTGCACGCATGCAGTAGTAGGACCTACTTAAAGTCCCGAGCATTTGTCACAAACAAATCCACCAGGTAgtcattcatacattcattcattttctgtaactgcttgacCTCTGAAAGGTCTTAATTTTAAGCCAAATCAAACTGTCTCCTAATTTACGCTTGATTAACTTCTACATTTAGAGAAGTAATTagctaagattttttttcagtgatgtAGACTATTATTTCATCCGCTCACCATGCTACCTGTCCGCTAgcgtgtttattttatttattttttttaaaaaaggcctGGTTGACCTCTAGATTAACATTGGAGCCTGTGGACATCTGCGGACAAGTCTGGAACCCAAATTATTATCACAGTTGTGTCCAAATCAACTCACAAAAGGCCTTACGTACACTATCTGCATGCGAGCATACAAAGTTCAAATGATCTAAAGCTTGTTTCATGTGGTTTGACCGCACGGACACAGTCTTCAGGATTGAATCCCTGCGTCTGGAGCCAGGTTATTTGAAGCGAGACCTTTATGCTGCGTGCCTTACCACATGTGGGTACGTCTTCTTCCGCCGACGAGGTCTGTTCGTCCGTGGACGGCTTCTTCTTCCCCAGCCCTATGATCTTCGTGATCTTCTTGCCCGCTCCCTTCCCCACGGTGCCGGTCTTCTGCTCCgactttgagtttttctttccttttcctgaaaaacaaaacgcaaAGATTCTGAATTTAATCCGTGTCCTGCAACGGAGGGGAAATAAGCAAAACAAGGTGTAATGTCCCCGTGGAAGGACTCCTGCGGACTTAATGCGCTCTATCGTCATCATCTAAATTACCATAAAGACGTTACATGTTCATTTATGTTGATTTAATTATGTTCGGATGCTTTTGTAATACtgtaagagaagagaagagaaagaaagggcaACCTTAGACTCCACTATAAACAACCATGAGTTCAGGATTGGGTTTAATCAGACCCTTGTGGGTTCGAGAGCCCTTTGTTGGTGAAttaagattcattttaaaaatcccaGCATCTGAGTGGGCTGGCCTGAGCTGGCCTAGTTTCTACCCGAAGACAGAAAGGGAGGGAGTGACAGTGCACATTCTGCTGGGAGGACGGCTAACGTCAAGTAAGTGAGCCCGGGCTCAGGAAGCGAAGTCTGAGtcgctctgtctgtctgtcgttGAGGAAAATAGCTCGTGCTTGGCTCGGCCAGTTTAGCAGATACCGCGGCCTTTGGGGCATTTCAGCGAATGTGAAAGAGAATCCAagtgagaaaacacaagaaacactaTGTGTCTAtctgaagaggagaaagaaaccCTAAGTCTGATTTTAACCCGTCTCCGCTGCCAGATATCgaggcaaaagaagaagaagaaggagtagCGGGGGAGGACAATATAAAGCATTCTCCTTTGCTTAGGTCATACCGAGCGTCTGGACGGATTctagacacacacatgtgcattcAGAAATATGCTGTATATAATCACCAGGGCTGcttttcacagacacacacatataatgtCTGTGGCTTGCAGGAATCAGCCTCTAGCTGTTGAAACTAACCAACAGTAGTTCAAAGTGATACGGCAACAACAGAAACTCTTTGTGTTCGATTCTTTCTGGCGCTTACGAGCTCAggtttccacattttttccatATTACGTCCTCTCCCCCTGATATGATGTGACAACTACCATGGCGACGGCCCTTAATTAAGTAGGAAGCCGTCTGCGCTCGATCTGAGTCGcaagtatacacacacaatgcagGGCCTGAGGTGGAAAGCAGACGTGCAGATGTGAACACGATTtgaagctttctttttttttccaaaaaaaaaaaaaaagtattaattatttttccctTCAGGAGAAAGGGAGTGGGAAAACTCTGATCAGGTAAATTTAATTCcagtaaatctttttttttttttgttaccagcCATGGAAAGAATGTTGCTGATTAAgctaaaaagagaaatgaaggagGTGAAGACTACGGAGCTTATTACATTTAATGATGTTTAATGGATGATAGCAGAGTATTACAAACACCTGCACTCAGATCATCCCGTCATCCCACCAATGGCAACGCCAATGTATACAAATGGATCAGAAcctaatcagccataacattatgaccatctaaTGCATTGGTTTTTCCGTTAGATGCTCAGTAGTCACTGACAGAAACGTTGCTGCCAAATCTGCACCTACCGAgcctccgaccaccaccaaacaccaAAATCACTCACTCGCGTATCGTACACCAGTGTcggttcacactgggagcaaggtgggttaagcgtcttgcccaaggacacaaagGACAGACTAGGGTTGGGACGGAATTGAATCAACCTTTCGGTTGTTGGACgtctgctctacctcctgagctactgcctaATATTCTGGAGTTCCTTAATTTTGCAACACAAAACATCCCTGATTTGCTGAGGTATGGACCCGGCTAGCTACCGAAAGTGTACCGGGATGTCTGGAGACAAAGacgttagcagcagatcctttaagatCTGCAAGTTAAGAGATCGGTAGCCATTGTCCAGCCAATCCCACAGATGCCTGATTGGACGTGTCTTTGAAGTTTCAAAGCTGTTGCTAAACCATTTTTATGGCATTACCCAGCGAAAAGAGGCCACTGCCTTTGGGTGCATGTGGTCTGCCTCTCAGTTATCCGGGGCACGGTatatccaaaaggcgtttaagaaaagcaactggacttgtagagctTCTTGAGTAGACGTTTCGTTGCTCATCTGGGcaacttcttcagttcagttcctcAGGTTTGAATAGAAATGTCTGAGGTCGTAGCCCATCGGAAACTTGCATGACTTGTTTCCATTATAtgcggtttaggcttctgcgtcaATCTGACGGAGTAGCGAAGTGCGGCGACAGTCAAACCCTGCCATAGCTGACATGTACCCCCCCACAAATGTAACTATGCAGATCtcaaaagctgtgattggtccactctGTAGTACCacgtttctgctttagtatttccggctgctgcTGGAACACATCAAccgaggaggttcagagatgcaaCCAGACCACAGCATTTCagtgaataaatcattttctttctcaggACCAGCCttgttgtgttgtatgttgTATCTTATGAAGG harbors:
- the afap1 gene encoding actin filament-associated protein 1 isoform X5 — encoded protein: MRSDPVLFTSSRAMEELVCELRLFLDLLDREYLSAGVREKKTHLSNILHRVLSDKEPSFKSEIHSGLPAPPQMPLPEIPHPWLPPNSGPPPLPSSSLPEGYYEEAVPLSPGKAPEYITSNYDSDAMSSSYESYDEEEEDGKGQKMRHQWPSEEASMDLVKDARICAFLLRKKRFGQWTKLLCVIKDNKLLCYKSSKDHTPQMELTLTGCSITHVPKDGKKKKHELRIVHQGADALVLAVQSKEQAEEWLKVMREVCANGSLDSDGARSGSPVHKPELEKASCDRPSSDGEATHENGHSDCKDQGKGKKNSKSEQKTGTVGKGAGKKITKIIGLGKKKPSTDEQTSSAEEDVPTCGYLNVLSNNRWRERWCRLKDNQLLLHKDRDDLKSHIASLPLRGCDVNPGLDHKHPFAFRLLRNGQEVAVLEASSSEEMGRWLGVLLAETGSTTDPATLHYDYIDVETTANVIQLAKQSFCFTSKRAVSPNPYLDNPVNGYACPTGMALHYDDVPINGMDPEVAYSSPRTRGRQLKGEVQYENADLYENMPSPKLATRYPPPKPTSSTSAASSSSAGHYKTPASKISSKFLTADSKTKAAAQFKGKKGATTNGVASKQKAEPKNQSKKMGVNGTNGTLKRNNSNAEQCKYGKNRVEADAKRLQTKEDELMKKKQDIRNHLTQLKKERTDLRTAVEAAAGKRSQASLSERLKKVEDECRKKEEERVNLELELTEVKESLKKALSGGVTLGLTIEPKAGSSGPQSPAMLRRTQESSPFSSCDTSDTESCSLPVNSASLLRRQQGGQKPSTVRGHVLRKAKEWEQKTGT
- the afap1 gene encoding actin filament-associated protein 1 isoform X7; translated protein: MRSDPVLFTSSRAMEELVCELRLFLDLLDREYLSAGVREKKTHLSNILHRVLSDKEPSFKSEIHSGLPAPPQMPLPEIPHPWLPPNSGPPPLPSSSLPEGYYEEAVPLSPGKAPEYITSNYDSDAMSSSYESYDEEEEDGKGQKMRHQWPSEEASMDLVKDARICAFLLRKKRFGQWTKLLCVIKDNKLLCYKSSKDHTPQMELTLTGCSITHVPKDGKKKKHELRIVHQGADALVLAVQSKEQAEEWLKVMREVCANGSLDSDGARSGSPVHKPELEKKASCDRPSSDGEATHENGHSDCKDQGGSHSNGKGKKNSKSEQKTGTVGKGAGKKITKIIGLGKKKPSTDEQTSSAEEDVPTCGYLNVLSNNRWRERWCRLKDNQLLLHKDRDDLKSHIASLPLRGCDVNPGLDHKHPFAFRLLRNGQEVAVLEASSSEEMGRWLGVLLAETGSTTDPATLHYDYIDVETTANVIQLAKQSFCFTSKRAVSPNPYLDNPVNGYACPTGMALHYDDVPINGMFKGKKGATTNGVASKQKAEPKNQSKKMGVNGTNGTLKRNNSNAEQCKYGKNRVEADAKRLQTKEDELMKKKQDIRNHLTQLKKERTDLRTAVEAAAGKRSQASLSERLKKVEDECRKKEEERVNLELELTEVKESLKKALSGGVTLGLTIEPKAGSSGPQSPAMLRRTQESSPFSSCDTSDTESCSLPVNSASLLRRQQGGQKPSTVRGHVLRKAKEWEQKTGT
- the afap1 gene encoding actin filament-associated protein 1 isoform X8: MRSDPVLFTSSRAMEELVCELRLFLDLLDREYLSAGVREKKTHLSNILHRVLSDKEPSFKSEIHSGLPAPPQMPLPEIPHPWLPPNSGPPPLPSSSLPEGYYEEAVPLSPGKAPEYITSNYDSDAMSSSYESYDEEEEDGKGQKMRHQWPSEEASMDLVKDARICAFLLRKKRFGQWTKLLCVIKDNKLLCYKSSKDHTPQMELTLTGCSITHVPKDGKKKKHELRIVHQGADALVLAVQSKEQAEEWLKVMREVCANGSLDSDGARSGSPVHKPELEKKASCDRPSSDGEATHENGHSDCKDQGKGKKNSKSEQKTGTVGKGAGKKITKIIGLGKKKPSTDEQTSSAEEDVPTCGYLNVLSNNRWRERWCRLKDNQLLLHKDRDDLKSHIASLPLRGCDVNPGLDHKHPFAFRLLRNGQEVAVLEASSSEEMGRWLGVLLAETGSTTDPATLHYDYIDVETTANVIQLAKQSFCFTSKRAVSPNPYLDNPVNGYACPTGMALHYDDVPINGMFKGKKGATTNGVASKQKAEPKNQSKKMGVNGTNGTLKRNNSNAEQCKYGKNRVEADAKRLQTKEDELMKKKQDIRNHLTQLKKERTDLRTAVEAAAGKRSQASLSERLKKVEDECRKKEEERVNLELELTEVKESLKKALSGGVTLGLTIEPKAGSSGPQSPAMLRRTQESSPFSSCDTSDTESCSLPVNSASLLRRQQGGQKPSTVRGHVLRKAKEWEQKTGT
- the afap1 gene encoding actin filament-associated protein 1 isoform X9, with amino-acid sequence MRSDPVLFTSSRAMEELVCELRLFLDLLDREYLSAGVREKKTHLSNILHRVLSDKEPSFKSEIHSGLPAPPQMPLPEIPHPWLPPNSGPPPLPSSSLPEGYYEEAVPLSPGKAPEYITSNYDSDAMSSSYESYDEEEEDGKGQKMRHQWPSEEASMDLVKDARICAFLLRKKRFGQWTKLLCVIKDNKLLCYKSSKDHTPQMELTLTGCSITHVPKDGKKKKHELRIVHQGADALVLAVQSKEQAEEWLKVMREVCANGSLDSDGARSGSPVHKPELEKASCDRPSSDGEATHENGHSDCKDQGKGKKNSKSEQKTGTVGKGAGKKITKIIGLGKKKPSTDEQTSSAEEDVPTCGYLNVLSNNRWRERWCRLKDNQLLLHKDRDDLKSHIASLPLRGCDVNPGLDHKHPFAFRLLRNGQEVAVLEASSSEEMGRWLGVLLAETGSTTDPATLHYDYIDVETTANVIQLAKQSFCFTSKRAVSPNPYLDNPVNGYACPTGMALHYDDVPINGMFKGKKGATTNGVASKQKAEPKNQSKKMGVNGTNGTLKRNNSNAEQCKYGKNRVEADAKRLQTKEDELMKKKQDIRNHLTQLKKERTDLRTAVEAAAGKRSQASLSERLKKVEDECRKKEEERVNLELELTEVKESLKKALSGGVTLGLTIEPKAGSSGPQSPAMLRRTQESSPFSSCDTSDTESCSLPVNSASLLRRQQGGQKPSTVRGHVLRKAKEWEQKTGT
- the afap1 gene encoding actin filament-associated protein 1 isoform X4: MRSDPVLFTSSRAMEELVCELRLFLDLLDREYLSAGVREKKTHLSNILHRVLSDKEPSFKSEIHSGLPAPPQMPLPEIPHPWLPPNSGPPPLPSSSLPEGYYEEAVPLSPGKAPEYITSNYDSDAMSSSYESYDEEEEDGKGQKMRHQWPSEEASMDLVKDARICAFLLRKKRFGQWTKLLCVIKDNKLLCYKSSKDHTPQMELTLTGCSITHVPKDGKKKKHELRIVHQGADALVLAVQSKEQAEEWLKVMREVCANGSLDSDGARSGSPVHKPELEKKASCDRPSSDGEATHENGHSDCKDQGKGKKNSKSEQKTGTVGKGAGKKITKIIGLGKKKPSTDEQTSSAEEDVPTCGYLNVLSNNRWRERWCRLKDNQLLLHKDRDDLKSHIASLPLRGCDVNPGLDHKHPFAFRLLRNGQEVAVLEASSSEEMGRWLGVLLAETGSTTDPATLHYDYIDVETTANVIQLAKQSFCFTSKRAVSPNPYLDNPVNGYACPTGMALHYDDVPINGMDPEVAYSSPRTRGRQLKGEVQYENADLYENMPSPKLATRYPPPKPTSSTSAASSSSAGHYKTPASKISSKFLTADSKTKAAAQFKGKKGATTNGVASKQKAEPKNQSKKMGVNGTNGTLKRNNSNAEQCKYGKNRVEADAKRLQTKEDELMKKKQDIRNHLTQLKKERTDLRTAVEAAAGKRSQASLSERLKKVEDECRKKEEERVNLELELTEVKESLKKALSGGVTLGLTIEPKAGSSGPQSPAMLRRTQESSPFSSCDTSDTESCSLPVNSASLLRRQQGGQKPSTVRGHVLRKAKEWEQKTGT